The sequence TCCTCGTGGTTAATCCTCTTGCAAAACCAGTTGTTTTGATATTCACGAACCTCATCGTTGAGTTCCCCGTTCCGCTCAGGTCTATCCCTACCGAAAAGGGATGAAAAATtctcttcccatcttttcctaatgaGGTCTTCTCTCACTATACTTTGACCTGCTTCATCCTTGATATATTTGACGTTAACTAAGTCCCTGCCTCTTCGCTCCCTAGCTTTAGCTATTCTATATATGTCATTGGCTCCCTCCTTGGAGTCTAGTTTCCTATATAAATCTTCATAAGCTTTATCTTTTGCAATTGCTACGGCCTTCTTTGCTTCCcttttagcttctttatatctTTCTTCTACCCTAGTCCTCTCTGCAGACGTCCCTTCTCCAAAGgtaatgagctccctaaacctcatCTGCTTTAACGCGACTTTCGTTTGGACATCATCACTAAGCCACCACGATTCTCTACTACTCTTGTGGGCTCTCGATGTCCCTAATGTCACCCCTAAAGTTTCTTTTGCCACCTCTCTGATAGTAGATGTCATGCGGTTCCATATCTGGTCTACGTTAGTAGGAGCTACGTTATCCCCTTCTACACTCAATCTATCAGCAACAGTCGCTCTAAAAGTCTCCGCCTTTGCACCATGTAGGTTCTTCCAAAGGATTCTATGTTGCACAACCCTGGCCCTCCTGCCAACTCTTCCCCGGGTGACTATGTCCATGATCAACAATCTATGCTGGGAGGAGCACGTAAAGGCTGGAAGGACCTTACAGTCCTTACATGTCATAAGTTCCCCTTTACGAAGGAGCAAAAAGTCAATCTGGGTGCAACGACCCCCGCTATGAAAAGTGGCTAACTGAGAATCCCTCTTCTTGAAGAAAGAGTTTGCTATAACCAACTCGTGGGCAATGGCAAACACAAGAATCGAGCGCCCTTCTTCGTTTCTAGGACCAAACCCAAAGCCCCCATGGGCTCCCTCGTAACCTTCTGCCTCCACTCCTATGTGTCCATTCAGATCACCCCCTATAATCAATCGATGATCCGCTGGGCACCCCCTCACTACCTCATCTAACAATTCCCAAAAACTCTTCTTTTCCGCCTCACTTAAACCTGCATGAGGTGCGTATGCGCTAATGACCGTGAAAGTCTCCTCCTTAATAATAAGACTAACTgacataatcctatcgctaaacCTACCCACGTCAACAACGTTATCCTTATGTAGTTTTCCCAAAAAGATACCTACCCCGTTCCGTGCTATCCTAGAACCCGAGTACCACAACCTATAGTCCTTAATATCTACCGCCCCTTcacccttccatctagtctcttgaacaCACACTATGTCCACATTACTCTTAAGAAAGGTATCAACGAGCTCAATCCTCTTGCCCGTCAATGTTCCTATATTCCAACTACCCACTCTAGTCTTACCAAGGGTGGATACCCTACTACCACTTCTAACCCCTCTAGTCCTACCCACCTCTAAAGTAGGAGGACATGACCTCAAGTAACCATAAGTAAGTGTAGGGTCTATATTAACATATACACCAAAACAAGCTAAAAAGGAATATGTACAATTAGTATATATTtgttatttaaaatatttaaaattgaaaatgaaataaataaagaaagaaataaataaataaataagtaagaaCACTGATAATGTGAATATGAGGTGTATATATATACGTAAAAGACAAGCAGCACACAGAATCAGTTAACCAACACAAATAAAGGGAGTGGTAAGAGGTAACCAGCCGAAAAAGTTAATTTCCGGTAGCAGCCGGCGGCAATTGACGGGAAACGGTGAGGCCGACGAGTACAAAAGTGGTTGTTTCTTGTGAGGAAAAATGTTCCTGAGCCCGATCCGTAGAAGATGGTATCCCACTTGCCGGAAAATGGCAGAAAAACCAGTTTATTCGCCGGAAAAATGCACCTcttccggtaactagacttaacgtatgtatatcaccctctaaaagtgcacttggaaagtgcgtttgtcctcgaagtattaaacacccgttgaatgctagcgcgactagcccgagtggggttgtcaaaccctatggatccaaatctaagattcgcgttcacggtttggaaactaatgattaaacgttaccgagctaagggaaatatTTGTGCCGttttataacccacacatatataaagtttaattattcgtgtctagtatgtaaaatgtaaaaagcgcatgtattctcagtcccagaaatagtaaaagtagtaaagggatgctataactcacagtgaataagcagtaaaagtcgatatgaaacgtatgcaggtagtaagtcggtccgaaaggtcgccaACCTAAgtaaaaggtcactaggtcagtatgttgttcccaaaagtttaaaagtgaataaattacgtttaagtgtcatcatcaacatcatcatcatttatcaaagctaaggtaagtttaacaagaatagagatcaaaacaaaaggctgaatttggacagctgttacgacctctatacaaatcgaaaagactcgtagtcagtggccatggctccgtatgtgagtcctctaagcactgaccaattttcagaacctaactcatctttgtttgaccgtgccgatggtttaagtgtgagtaggtcagaaatttcagcataacgttacaaaggcgtagtgactttcggaaggctataaatcctaaaccgtatatcggatttaggtgaggcctaaacgaaaagtcatctactcgaaactaaatatctgaaaatcagatttttagaagcccagagagtctgatcagacctCAAAAAACAGCAAACAtgtgctccggtgagattcttagtgcttgatgcttatcacggttctcatccttgatgcttgtagcttcaagtgtacaactcattgatgtgttagcatcactttgaccaagattcaaccatcaacacacaatatgttaagactaagtaagaatacaactcacttaagagttttagaaagatgatgaaccaatgttacatcatattcttagtcttaacacaaatacaagttctatttacaactaaagctacaaaatttccttcaatcaaacaagtatgaacacaatcttgatcaaataaagtaatgaaaccctaagctagagagcttggatccttttcacacaagttttgagattacaaagctagaaagcatgaatctttgttgtttttgaagatcttgaagcataaagcttagatcttcaagttacatgaagatcataaacacaagttttgatctttataacaaaataatgagatcataagttagaaaacttagatccaacagaagaaatgaagattcaaagctagaaagcttgaatcttggttgttcttgaagatccttgaagcatgaagctagatcttcaagttacatgaagattacaaacacatgtTTGAATCTTTACatcaaaataaagagattaaaagctacaagatttagatctaacaaaataagtgaagaatCAAAGATAGGAAGCTTGAATTTTCCatcttcttgaaggattcaaatccaagtttgaatctgcaagatataacaagatctaaaagctaaagagctagatcccttgatgatgatgatgtcgtgaatgagaagggaagaagaagaagaataaagtttaaaacttacacttttagagtgagaaagactagagagagaattagagagtatgtgtttgtaatttgtgaatgagattaaATGTGAAATGGaatgaataagcttggtatttatagaaggtgagggtgtggggaggtggTGGTGAC comes from Rutidosis leptorrhynchoides isolate AG116_Rl617_1_P2 chromosome 4, CSIRO_AGI_Rlap_v1, whole genome shotgun sequence and encodes:
- the LOC139841803 gene encoding uncharacterized protein, with product MDSYSTTSSSTSDPTLTYGYLRSCPPTLEVGRTRGVRSGSRVSTLGKTRVGSWNIGTLTGKRIELVDTFLKSNVDIVCVQETRWKGEGAVDIKDYRLWYSGSRIARNGVGIFLGKLHKDNVVDVGRFSDRIMSVSLIIKEETFTVISAYAPHAGLSEAEKKSFWELLDEVVRGCPADHRLIIGGDLNGHIGVEAEGYEGAHGGFGFGPRNEEGRSILVFAIAHELVIANSFFKKRDSQLATFHSGGRCTQIDFLLLRKGELMTCKDCKVLPAFTCSSQHRLLIMDIVTRGRVGRRARVVQHRILWKNLHGAKAETFRATVADRLSVEGDNVAPTNVDQIWNRMTSTIREVAKETLGVTLGTSRAHKSSRESWWLSDDVQTKVALKQMRFRELITFGEGTSAERTRVEERYKEAKREAKKAVAIAKDKAYEDLYRKLDSKEGANDIYRIAKARERRGRDLVNVKYIKDEAGQSIVREDLIRKRWEENFSSLFGRDRPERNGELNDEVREYQNNWFCKRINHEEVRTAL